The Haloplanus salinarum genome includes a region encoding these proteins:
- a CDS encoding DUF7536 family protein: MSDDRPERPPVSGLLDALRVRRNATAGAAAGLALAALVYLVRVFELLGPVTATQRYPLLGPEGWFLGLAFVLASATALFVTAALTAVTAVRLARRL; encoded by the coding sequence GTGAGCGACGACCGACCGGAGCGACCGCCCGTGTCCGGGCTGCTCGACGCGCTGCGGGTGCGACGCAACGCGACCGCCGGCGCCGCCGCTGGCCTCGCCCTCGCGGCGCTGGTCTATCTCGTCCGTGTCTTCGAGTTGCTCGGGCCAGTCACCGCCACACAGCGGTACCCGCTTCTCGGCCCCGAGGGCTGGTTTCTCGGCCTCGCGTTCGTCCTCGCGTCGGCGACGGCGCTGTTCGTGACGGCGGCGCTGACGGCGGTGACCGCCGTTCGCCTGGCGCGCCGCCTCTAG
- a CDS encoding transcriptional regulator produces MSRSALVGNITAMLQDAGFAVSDRCSIRPKSFDLAARRGDDLLLVKILANVDGLDAETGVEMRRLGSYLSATPLVIGLRTRDEELKPEVVYFRHGIPAINPDTAFDLFVENVSPLIYAAPGGLYVNIDGDLLADEREERGWSLGRLATELGVSRRTVSKYEDGMNASIDVAIQLEELFDQPFSDPVDVMDGAEAVREADPTPEDPALDPDGDHVLAVLARVGFTVHPTDRAPFSAVSEDGDREIENLLTGHSAFTRSAEKRARIMSSLGEVTRTRAVYVTEEREKRDAVEGTALVSEDELAALRDADDLRDLILERARAPAES; encoded by the coding sequence ATGTCACGGTCAGCACTGGTCGGAAACATCACTGCGATGCTCCAAGACGCGGGATTCGCGGTGAGCGACCGGTGTTCGATTCGTCCCAAGAGCTTCGACCTGGCGGCCCGCCGCGGCGACGACCTGCTTCTGGTCAAGATCCTCGCCAACGTCGACGGCCTCGATGCCGAGACGGGCGTCGAGATGCGTCGACTCGGGTCGTATCTCTCCGCGACGCCGCTGGTCATCGGCCTGCGCACCCGCGACGAGGAGCTGAAACCGGAGGTGGTGTACTTCCGACACGGCATTCCGGCGATCAACCCGGATACGGCCTTCGACCTGTTCGTCGAGAACGTCTCGCCGCTCATCTACGCCGCGCCGGGCGGCCTCTATGTCAACATCGACGGCGACCTGCTGGCCGACGAACGCGAGGAGCGCGGGTGGAGCCTCGGCCGGCTGGCGACCGAACTCGGCGTCTCGCGGCGCACCGTCTCGAAGTACGAGGACGGCATGAACGCCAGCATCGACGTGGCCATCCAGCTCGAGGAGCTCTTCGACCAGCCGTTCAGCGACCCCGTGGACGTGATGGACGGCGCCGAGGCGGTGCGGGAGGCCGACCCGACCCCCGAGGACCCGGCCCTCGACCCCGACGGGGATCACGTGCTCGCCGTCCTCGCCCGCGTCGGCTTCACCGTCCACCCGACGGACCGGGCCCCCTTCTCGGCCGTCAGCGAGGACGGCGACCGCGAGATCGAGAACCTGCTTACCGGCCACTCCGCGTTCACCCGCAGCGCCGAGAAGCGCGCCCGGATCATGTCCTCGCTCGGCGAGGTGACCCGGACCCGGGCCGTCTACGTCACCGAGGAACGCGAGAAACGGGACGCCGTCGAGGGGACGGCGCTGGTGAGCGAGGACGAACTCGCCGCGCTCAGGGACGCCGACGACCTCCGCGACCTCATCCTCGAACGCGCCCGGGCGCCCGCCGAGAGTTAA
- a CDS encoding DUF7511 domain-containing protein, producing the protein MSSVDEDDRPATVDSPALDRWPTYTLDHTIEAVGSDGSQCTVYPSNAPEDRRLTAWITATDDAFVAIDEIR; encoded by the coding sequence GTGAGTTCGGTCGACGAGGACGACCGGCCGGCGACGGTCGACAGCCCCGCACTCGACCGCTGGCCGACGTACACCCTGGACCACACCATCGAGGCCGTCGGGAGCGACGGCAGTCAGTGCACGGTGTACCCCTCGAACGCCCCCGAGGATCGCCGGCTCACGGCCTGGATCACGGCGACCGACGACGCCTTCGTCGCGATCGACGAGATCAGGTGA
- a CDS encoding NCS2 family permease translates to MALSDSLANYFEFEEHGTDLRTEVLAGLTTFLTMSYIVVVNPSILAGIPGEKPGITVPGYSLPEVQSMLAVVTIIAAATATLIMAFYANRPFGQAPGLGLNAFFAFTVVGALGIPWQTALAAVVVEGIVFIVLTAVGAREYVIRAFPEPVKFAVGTGIGLFLAIIGLQAMGIVVDDPATLVQLGAVASDPVAIVSVVGLLFTFALYARGIRGSIVIGIVATAVLGWVVANAGVVGSEAAGRLVAGGPSATYDITPLAGAFLDGLADIEAFTFALVVFTFFFVDFFDTAGTLTGVSQIAGFLNEDGNLPDIDRPLMADAVGTTVGGMLGTSTVTTYIESAAGVEEGGRTGMTALVVALLFLASLAVVPLAAAIPLYASHIALVVIGVVMLGNVVDIAWDDLSYAIPAGMTILVMPLTYSIATGIAAGIVTYPIVKAARGEWGDVRPGHWALAGAFVLYYVVRTNTLA, encoded by the coding sequence ATGGCGCTGAGTGATTCGCTGGCGAACTACTTCGAGTTCGAGGAGCACGGGACGGATCTCCGCACGGAGGTGCTCGCGGGGCTCACCACGTTCCTGACGATGTCGTACATCGTCGTGGTGAACCCGAGCATCCTCGCCGGCATCCCCGGCGAGAAACCCGGGATCACCGTTCCGGGGTACAGCCTGCCGGAAGTACAGTCGATGCTCGCGGTCGTCACCATCATCGCGGCGGCGACGGCGACGCTGATCATGGCGTTCTACGCGAACCGCCCGTTCGGGCAGGCGCCGGGACTGGGGCTGAACGCCTTCTTCGCGTTCACCGTCGTCGGGGCGCTGGGTATCCCCTGGCAGACCGCGCTCGCGGCCGTCGTGGTCGAGGGGATCGTCTTCATCGTCCTCACGGCCGTCGGCGCCCGCGAGTACGTCATCCGGGCCTTCCCCGAACCGGTGAAGTTCGCGGTCGGTACCGGGATCGGCCTCTTTCTCGCCATCATCGGGTTGCAGGCGATGGGCATCGTCGTCGACGACCCCGCGACGCTCGTCCAACTGGGGGCGGTCGCCTCCGACCCCGTCGCCATCGTCTCCGTCGTCGGCCTGCTGTTCACGTTCGCGCTCTACGCCCGCGGGATCAGGGGCTCCATCGTCATCGGCATCGTCGCCACCGCCGTGCTCGGCTGGGTGGTCGCCAACGCGGGGGTCGTCGGGAGCGAGGCCGCCGGCCGACTCGTGGCGGGCGGTCCGAGCGCCACCTACGACATCACGCCGCTCGCGGGCGCCTTCCTCGACGGCCTCGCCGACATCGAGGCGTTCACCTTCGCGCTGGTCGTCTTCACCTTCTTCTTCGTCGACTTCTTCGACACCGCGGGGACGCTCACCGGCGTCTCACAGATCGCCGGCTTCCTCAACGAGGACGGCAACCTGCCGGACATCGACAGGCCGCTGATGGCCGACGCCGTCGGCACGACGGTCGGGGGAATGCTCGGCACGTCGACGGTGACGACGTATATCGAATCGGCCGCCGGCGTCGAGGAGGGCGGCCGGACGGGCATGACCGCCCTGGTGGTCGCCCTGCTCTTTCTCGCGTCGCTCGCGGTCGTGCCGCTGGCGGCGGCCATCCCCCTCTATGCCTCCCACATCGCCCTCGTCGTCATCGGCGTCGTCATGCTCGGCAACGTCGTCGACATCGCGTGGGACGACCTCTCCTATGCGATCCCCGCGGGCATGACCATCCTCGTCATGCCGCTGACGTACTCCATCGCGACCGGCATCGCGGCCGGCATCGTCACCTATCCGATCGTGAAGGCCGCCCGCGGCGAGTGGGGCGACGTCCGCCCCGGCCACTGGGCGCTGGCCGGCGCGTTCGTCCTGTACTACGTCGTACGGACGAACACCCTCGCGTAG
- a CDS encoding tRNA(Ile)(2)-agmatinylcytidine synthase, with amino-acid sequence MTLVGIDDTDSRERGMCTTYVATRLAEAIAEAGGRIVERRLIRLNPAVEWKTRGNAALCVETDLDPGRAGRLAERLVDRFAAVDDPRTSPGVVVAAGEGVPDPVAAFARRAVRERIDLADALALIEDADYRHRGWGDGRGRIGALAAVGAARAFDDWTHEHIAYRALDRCGTPRTVDRDSAFAAAQAAYPDAWDTVDRVEDELVCVPAAPGPILYGIRGDDPEAVRRVAAAIESEPVDRETTFVTNQGTDAHLRPGRVGTVQDGRAYRVDGVVDEAPETRAGGHVHLTLRDGDDRLPCVAFEPTKRFRDRVRGLRPGDRVTVCGEVGEGTLKLEKFALREAVTTERVVPACPDCERSMESAGREQGYRCRDCGTTAPGRVGRDVDRRLDPGWYEVPPCARRHVAKPLVRGGFDAPTHPER; translated from the coding sequence GTGACGCTCGTCGGCATCGACGACACCGATTCCCGGGAACGGGGGATGTGTACGACGTACGTGGCGACCCGCCTCGCCGAGGCCATCGCCGAGGCGGGTGGACGGATCGTCGAGCGCCGGCTGATCCGCCTGAACCCCGCCGTGGAGTGGAAGACCCGGGGCAACGCCGCGCTCTGTGTCGAGACGGACCTCGATCCGGGCCGGGCCGGTCGCCTCGCCGAGCGGCTTGTGGATCGGTTCGCCGCGGTCGACGACCCGCGGACGAGTCCGGGGGTGGTCGTCGCGGCGGGCGAGGGCGTCCCCGATCCGGTCGCCGCGTTCGCGCGCCGGGCGGTGCGCGAGCGGATCGACCTCGCGGACGCGCTGGCGCTGATCGAGGATGCGGACTACCGCCACCGTGGGTGGGGGGACGGTCGGGGGCGGATCGGCGCCCTCGCGGCCGTCGGCGCCGCCCGCGCCTTCGACGACTGGACCCACGAACACATCGCGTACCGCGCGCTGGATCGCTGCGGGACGCCGCGGACGGTCGACCGCGACTCGGCGTTCGCGGCGGCGCAGGCGGCCTACCCCGACGCCTGGGACACCGTCGACCGCGTCGAGGACGAACTCGTCTGTGTGCCCGCGGCGCCCGGCCCGATCCTCTACGGGATCCGCGGCGACGACCCCGAGGCGGTGCGGCGCGTCGCCGCCGCCATCGAGAGCGAACCGGTCGACCGCGAGACCACCTTCGTGACCAATCAGGGGACCGACGCCCACCTGCGGCCGGGACGGGTCGGGACGGTGCAGGACGGCCGCGCCTACCGAGTCGACGGCGTCGTCGACGAGGCGCCCGAGACGCGGGCGGGCGGCCACGTTCACCTGACGCTCCGCGACGGCGACGACCGGCTCCCCTGCGTGGCCTTCGAGCCGACCAAACGCTTCCGGGACCGGGTGCGCGGGCTCCGTCCCGGCGACCGCGTGACAGTCTGTGGCGAGGTGGGCGAGGGGACGCTCAAACTCGAGAAGTTCGCGCTCCGGGAGGCGGTGACGACCGAACGGGTCGTGCCGGCGTGTCCGGACTGCGAGCGGTCGATGGAGAGCGCCGGCCGGGAGCAGGGCTACCGGTGTCGGGACTGCGGGACGACGGCCCCCGGACGGGTCGGGCGCGACGTCGACCGGCGGCTCGATCCCGGCTGGTACGAGGTGCCGCCCTGCGCGCGCCGACACGTCGCCAAACCGCTGGTCCGGGGCGGGTTCGACGCGCCGACCCACCCCGAGCGCTGA
- a CDS encoding succinylglutamate desuccinylase/aspartoacylase family protein has product MTSVGSADASPGTVDTGRLEVGETRDGSTFGLPVAVVEGARDGPTLYVQAASDGDELNGVGVVQRVVPQLDPDELSGTVIVVGIVNYHAFQVAEHRNPIDDTKMNRAYPGDGNGTSSERIAAATYDVAREADLVLDLHQGSTSRMIDEVRVRCGRRHRLHSQCLELAKTFGCGYVLDQKGPDGQLARVAPSDGVPAVDPELGGAVGWDEGSIAKGVEGVFNVLRGYDFLDGDAGIEPQTRAKAFDQYGSPVGGLVRYQHDLGDRVTADETLFEVTDPFGGLKARITADNDGIFWRSRRLPQVATGEYVCSVGKNVDTY; this is encoded by the coding sequence ATGACTTCGGTGGGAAGCGCGGACGCCTCGCCCGGAACGGTCGACACCGGCCGTCTGGAGGTCGGCGAGACCCGCGACGGCAGTACGTTCGGTCTCCCCGTCGCCGTCGTCGAGGGAGCCCGCGACGGCCCGACCCTCTACGTGCAGGCGGCCAGCGACGGCGACGAACTCAACGGTGTCGGCGTGGTCCAGCGCGTCGTTCCACAACTCGACCCCGACGAACTCTCGGGGACGGTGATCGTCGTCGGCATCGTCAACTACCACGCCTTCCAGGTGGCCGAACACCGCAACCCCATCGACGACACGAAGATGAACCGGGCCTACCCCGGCGACGGGAACGGCACGTCGAGCGAGCGTATCGCCGCCGCCACCTACGATGTCGCCCGCGAGGCCGACCTCGTCCTCGACCTCCACCAGGGGTCGACCAGCCGGATGATCGACGAGGTGCGGGTCCGGTGTGGCCGCCGTCACCGCCTCCACTCGCAGTGTCTCGAACTCGCGAAGACCTTCGGCTGTGGCTACGTCCTCGACCAGAAAGGACCGGACGGGCAGTTGGCCCGTGTCGCCCCCTCCGACGGCGTGCCCGCGGTCGACCCCGAACTCGGCGGCGCCGTCGGCTGGGACGAGGGGAGCATCGCGAAGGGCGTCGAGGGCGTGTTCAACGTGCTCCGCGGCTACGACTTCCTCGACGGTGACGCCGGTATCGAACCCCAGACGCGGGCCAAGGCCTTCGACCAGTACGGCTCGCCGGTTGGCGGCCTCGTCCGCTATCAGCACGACCTCGGCGACCGCGTGACCGCCGACGAGACGCTGTTCGAGGTGACCGATCCCTTCGGCGGATTGAAAGCGCGGATCACCGCCGACAACGACGGCATCTTCTGGCGGAGTCGCCGCCTTCCGCAGGTCGCCACCGGCGAGTACGTCTGCTCGGTCGGCAAGAACGTCGACACGTACTGA
- a CDS encoding MFS transporter, protein MTRSGGWDLLGVTTAAFFVTMVARLAPSPLVPDVIDAFGVTTGTVGLALSGMWAAYALFQFPGGIVADRIGERRVILAAMAGITVASLALASAPTFGVFAVAAVALGAAAGLYFTAGTSFLTARFENTGRALGVHEIGASAAGLIAPVASAAAATRFDWRAGVLVPAAVAPVVLALFAWRVPATAAGDGRGEAVVDVGQLFALLTRPSIAFTTLLAMVGFFTWQSFASFFPTFLVDYVGLTTGRASLVFGAVFALTLVTAPGLGWVSDATGRDPALAASFLAGVAGYACFLFGAGGPVAVVAGTGLVGLGLSWPGALNSRFMDHLAADERGTGFGLVRTVVLLVSSLGSGVTGTVAEAVGWFAAYALVGALLTALVALLVANRALGTDARDGSS, encoded by the coding sequence ATGACCCGATCCGGCGGCTGGGATCTCCTCGGCGTGACGACGGCTGCCTTCTTCGTGACGATGGTGGCTCGACTGGCGCCGAGCCCGCTCGTCCCCGACGTCATCGACGCCTTCGGCGTCACGACGGGGACCGTCGGCCTCGCGCTCTCGGGGATGTGGGCGGCCTACGCGCTCTTCCAGTTCCCCGGCGGGATCGTCGCCGACCGGATCGGGGAGCGGCGCGTGATCCTCGCCGCCATGGCCGGTATCACGGTGGCGAGCCTCGCGCTCGCGAGCGCGCCCACGTTCGGCGTCTTCGCCGTCGCGGCCGTCGCCCTCGGCGCCGCCGCGGGGCTGTACTTCACCGCCGGTACCTCGTTTCTCACCGCTCGCTTCGAGAACACCGGGCGCGCGCTCGGGGTCCACGAGATCGGGGCGTCGGCCGCGGGGCTGATCGCCCCCGTCGCGAGCGCGGCGGCGGCGACACGGTTCGACTGGCGGGCGGGCGTGCTCGTGCCGGCCGCCGTGGCGCCGGTCGTCCTCGCGCTGTTCGCGTGGCGGGTCCCGGCGACCGCGGCGGGCGACGGTCGAGGAGAGGCCGTCGTCGACGTCGGCCAACTGTTCGCCCTGCTCACCCGTCCGAGCATCGCCTTCACGACCCTGCTTGCCATGGTCGGCTTTTTCACCTGGCAGTCCTTCGCCTCCTTCTTCCCGACCTTCCTCGTCGATTACGTGGGGCTCACGACCGGACGCGCCAGCCTCGTCTTCGGCGCGGTGTTCGCGCTCACGCTGGTCACCGCCCCGGGATTGGGGTGGGTGTCGGACGCGACCGGGCGCGATCCGGCGCTCGCGGCGTCGTTTCTCGCCGGAGTCGCCGGCTACGCCTGCTTCCTGTTCGGTGCCGGCGGGCCCGTCGCGGTGGTCGCGGGAACGGGGCTCGTCGGTCTCGGCCTCTCGTGGCCGGGCGCACTCAACTCGCGGTTCATGGACCACCTCGCGGCCGACGAGCGCGGGACGGGCTTCGGCCTCGTTCGGACGGTCGTGTTGCTCGTCAGTTCGCTCGGCAGCGGCGTGACTGGGACGGTCGCGGAGGCCGTCGGCTGGTTCGCGGCCTACGCCCTCGTGGGCGCCCTCCTCACCGCGCTCGTGGCGCTGCTCGTCGCCAACCGCGCCCTGGGGACCGACG
- a CDS encoding pyridoxal-phosphate dependent enzyme: protein MAARLACPACGETYADRWRCVCGTPLEFASAPRPDGPAPPFASFDTRRGLWAFDAFLPVEPRVSLGEGFTPLVDAPAWDATFKLEYVSPTGSFKDRGAATTVSRALELGVDRVIEDSSGNAGTAIATYAARAGLDADVYVPASVTDAKRRAIAATGARVREITGDREAVADACREAVTDGDGWYASHAWNPAFFAGTATFGIELAAQRDWSPPDAVVVPLGHGTLLLGAYRGFRTLVEAGWADDLPRLLAVQASGYAPVADDRNGGSAGTNDLADGIQVREPVRRAAVDAALDATGGDAIAVSTSAVETALSDLRDAGFGVEPTAAVAPAGLRAYRGRGVVDADADVVVPLTGRAK, encoded by the coding sequence ATGGCCGCCCGCCTCGCCTGCCCGGCCTGCGGCGAGACGTACGCCGATCGCTGGCGCTGTGTCTGTGGCACGCCCCTGGAGTTCGCGTCGGCGCCCCGGCCCGACGGCCCGGCACCCCCGTTCGCGTCGTTCGACACCCGCCGCGGCCTGTGGGCGTTCGATGCCTTCCTCCCGGTCGAGCCACGCGTCTCCCTCGGCGAGGGGTTCACGCCCCTCGTCGACGCCCCGGCCTGGGACGCGACGTTCAAACTGGAGTACGTCTCGCCGACGGGGAGTTTCAAGGACCGCGGCGCCGCGACGACCGTCTCGCGGGCGCTCGAACTCGGCGTCGACCGGGTGATCGAGGACTCCTCTGGCAACGCCGGCACGGCCATCGCGACCTACGCCGCCCGCGCCGGCCTCGATGCCGACGTCTACGTCCCCGCCTCGGTCACGGACGCCAAACGGCGGGCCATCGCGGCGACGGGGGCGCGGGTGCGGGAGATCACGGGGGATCGCGAGGCGGTCGCCGACGCCTGTCGGGAGGCGGTCACGGATGGCGACGGCTGGTACGCCAGCCACGCCTGGAACCCTGCCTTCTTCGCCGGCACCGCCACCTTCGGGATCGAACTCGCCGCCCAGCGGGACTGGTCGCCCCCCGACGCGGTCGTCGTCCCCCTCGGCCACGGGACGCTCCTCCTCGGCGCCTACCGCGGCTTCCGCACGCTCGTCGAGGCGGGGTGGGCCGACGACCTCCCCCGCCTCCTCGCGGTTCAGGCCAGCGGGTACGCGCCCGTGGCCGACGACCGGAACGGCGGGTCCGCCGGGACGAACGACCTCGCCGACGGCATCCAGGTGCGCGAACCGGTCCGACGCGCGGCCGTCGACGCCGCCCTCGACGCGACCGGCGGGGACGCCATCGCAGTGTCGACGTCGGCCGTCGAGACGGCGCTCTCCGACCTCCGGGATGCGGGGTTCGGCGTCGAACCGACCGCAGCCGTGGCCCCGGCGGGGCTTCGTGCGTACCGCGGCCGCGGGGTCGTCGATGCCGACGCCGATGTCGTCGTGCCGCTCACCGGCCGCGCGAAGTGA
- a CDS encoding cupin domain-containing protein produces the protein MTDGFSVVDPEEVSTEPFRTCETVVRKLTEPLGCTELRVNQVLVDPGEVTTPHTHEGQEEVFVATTGGQIAIDGEVHEVPAGGVVRVAPETVRNLCNHTDERHVWLAFGAPPVGSVEGFGAYVVADE, from the coding sequence GTGACCGACGGATTCAGCGTCGTCGACCCCGAGGAAGTGTCGACCGAGCCGTTCCGGACCTGTGAGACGGTCGTCCGGAAGCTGACCGAACCGCTGGGCTGTACCGAACTCCGGGTGAATCAGGTGCTCGTCGACCCCGGCGAGGTGACGACGCCACACACCCACGAGGGACAGGAGGAGGTGTTCGTGGCGACGACCGGCGGTCAGATCGCCATCGACGGCGAGGTCCACGAGGTGCCGGCCGGCGGGGTCGTCCGCGTCGCGCCGGAGACGGTCCGGAACCTGTGTAACCACACCGACGAGCGACACGTCTGGCTCGCCTTCGGCGCACCGCCGGTCGGGAGCGTCGAGGGGTTCGGGGCCTACGTCGTCGCCGACGAGTGA
- a CDS encoding glutathione S-transferase N-terminal domain-containing protein, which yields MSNLELYELPGCPYCAKVIDKLDELDLEYVSHEVPRSHSERTDVEDVSGQTGVPVLVDPDNDVEGMPESDDIVEYLEETYGARAEN from the coding sequence ATGTCGAACCTCGAACTCTACGAACTGCCCGGCTGCCCCTACTGTGCGAAGGTAATCGACAAACTCGACGAACTCGACCTGGAGTACGTCTCCCACGAGGTGCCCCGATCACACTCCGAGCGGACCGACGTCGAGGACGTGAGCGGACAGACCGGCGTGCCGGTTCTCGTCGACCCGGACAACGACGTCGAGGGGATGCCCGAGAGCGACGATATCGTCGAGTATCTGGAGGAGACCTACGGCGCCCGCGCGGAGAACTGA
- a CDS encoding potassium channel family protein: MDPGDVEYEPVSVKVVLVEMKDTAELLIDLAYSAVLHGSDEVAAEVLELEERMDVLQLQARMSLLMAARSTEDAERLAPVLGVVGAAEKISDAAGDIAKVVLEDIGVPEAMRAAIPEAVETVVRGRVAPDSDYAGTSLGGCNLETDTGVRVIAIRRAGDWIVNPDRDTALSADDVVLLRGTERAIGPVYETVTGDAYDPPAPVDSTIDDLDRAVDSIVLMKNMSELAVDLAYGSVLFDSQGVAAEVVELEAEVDALKSRFEAWVLRAAGRVEDPISLRGLVHLASATEVISDAALEISEGVLRGLDTHPVVAAAVEESDEVIVRVGVGADGRLADASLGDLEVKTATGMRVIAVRRGGGDWVVSPGPETVVHPGDVLIAKGTRAGADRLADLAGDA; encoded by the coding sequence ATGGATCCCGGGGACGTCGAGTACGAGCCGGTCAGCGTGAAGGTCGTCCTCGTCGAGATGAAGGATACGGCCGAACTCCTCATCGACCTCGCGTACTCGGCGGTCCTCCACGGGAGCGACGAGGTGGCCGCGGAGGTGCTGGAACTCGAAGAGCGAATGGACGTCTTACAGCTCCAGGCGCGGATGAGCCTGCTGATGGCCGCCCGGAGCACGGAGGACGCAGAGCGGCTGGCGCCCGTCCTCGGCGTCGTCGGCGCCGCCGAGAAGATCAGCGACGCCGCGGGCGACATCGCCAAGGTGGTGCTCGAGGACATCGGCGTCCCCGAGGCGATGCGGGCGGCCATCCCGGAAGCGGTCGAGACGGTCGTCCGCGGACGGGTCGCCCCCGACTCCGACTACGCCGGCACCTCGCTCGGCGGCTGCAACCTCGAAACGGACACCGGCGTCCGGGTGATCGCCATCCGCCGTGCCGGCGACTGGATCGTCAACCCCGACCGGGACACGGCGCTTTCGGCCGACGACGTGGTTCTCCTCCGGGGCACCGAGCGGGCCATCGGCCCGGTGTACGAGACGGTCACCGGCGACGCCTACGATCCCCCGGCTCCCGTCGACTCCACCATCGACGACCTCGACCGCGCCGTCGACTCCATCGTGTTGATGAAAAACATGAGCGAGTTGGCGGTCGACCTGGCCTACGGCTCCGTCCTCTTCGACAGCCAGGGCGTCGCCGCGGAGGTGGTCGAACTCGAGGCCGAGGTCGACGCGCTGAAATCCCGGTTCGAGGCGTGGGTGTTGCGCGCCGCCGGCCGCGTCGAGGATCCCATCTCGCTCCGGGGGCTGGTCCACCTGGCGAGCGCGACGGAGGTGATCAGCGACGCCGCCCTGGAGATCAGCGAGGGGGTGCTCCGCGGCCTCGACACCCACCCGGTCGTCGCCGCCGCCGTCGAGGAGTCCGACGAGGTGATCGTCCGCGTGGGCGTCGGTGCGGACGGACGACTGGCCGACGCCTCGCTGGGTGACTTGGAGGTGAAGACGGCGACGGGGATGCGCGTCATCGCCGTCCGCCGCGGCGGCGGCGACTGGGTCGTCTCGCCCGGCCCGGAGACGGTCGTCCACCCCGGCGACGTGCTGATCGCGAAGGGGACCCGTGCCGGGGCCGACCGGCTGGCCGACCTGGCCGGCGACGCCTAG